The Ciona intestinalis chromosome 13, KH, whole genome shotgun sequence genome has a segment encoding these proteins:
- the LOC113474829 gene encoding keratin-associated protein 9-1-like translates to MKRLIVLFALVFITGATGYGFRHWPWYFPTVPPPVCEFCFSSDKCVGPADNLNAACKTCLNTYCASTITNLGQVGSSADCIARAWPTYCSASCGVYSAARTDKCVNCVRACKTKFDAMIPAKCPAITGDPCLSCESATACLTEAEVRNLTLTKPVCHQYVGSLCIQNAPVLTSACLISAWTNAASGCGVLTTAMRNRFTACGTCQAACQRAQTCARNCTTMTTYPTTIPCAACRVNCNGTTTACAPGACDPGCAPCDACFKNCEIGSFQIQNPCNCPSGRIGRRYGGYFGGGGYRGGYGYGRRGGGRRGGGRRGRGRGGRRGRGRGGRRGRK, encoded by the exons atgAAACGGTTAATCGTTTTATTTGCGCTTGTGTTTATTACTGGCGCTACGG GTTACGGCTTCAGGCACTGGCCTTGGTACTTCCCAACTGTACCACCGCCGGTATGCGAATTCTGCTTTTCAAGTGATAAATGCGTTGGGCCGGCCGACAATTTAAACGCTGCGTGTAAAACCTGCTTGAATACATATTGCG CATCGACTATAACCAACCTGGGCCAGGTCGGTTCTTCAGCTGACTGCATAGCAAGGGCATGGCCGACCTACTGTAGCGCCTCTTGTGGGGTTTATTCTGCAGCTAGAACCGACAAGTGTGTCAATTGTGTCAGGGCTTGCAAAA CCAAGTTTGACGCTATGATACCTGCAAAATGTCCCGCGATCACCGGGGATCCGTGCCTAAGTTGCGAATCTGCTACCGCATGCTTAACCGAGGCGGAAGTAAGGAACTTAACACTTACTAAGCCGGTTTGTCACCAATACGTCGGCAGTTTATGCATTC AAAATGCGCCGGTTCTGACAAGCGCCTGCCTTATCTCCGCGTGGACGAATGCTGCATCAGGTTGTGGCGTCTTGACTACAGCCATGAGAAATCGTTTCACGGCGTGTGGAACTTGCCAGGCGGCATGTCaaa GGGCACAGACCTGCGCACGGAACTGTACAACGATGACGACATACCCGACTACTATACCTTGTGCAGCCTGCAGAGTAAACTGTAACG GTACAACAACCGCATGTGCGCCAGGAGCCTGCGATCCTGGGTGTGCGCCATGTGATGCCTGCTTCAAGAATTGTGAGATAG GATCGTTTCAGATTCAAAATCCTTGCAATTGCCCGAGTGGGCGCATCGGCAGGAGATATGGCGGTTATTTCGGCGGAGGAGGTTACAGAGGGGGTTACGGTTACGGGAGGCGCGGAGGCGGTCGTCGTGGCGGTGGGCGTCGTGGACGGGGCCGTGGAGGCCGTCGTGGACGGGGCCGTGGAGGTCGTCGTGGTCGCAAGTGA
- the LOC100179803 gene encoding toll-like receptor 3: protein MKKLEYITAWVIVVTVFCGLSVHGERVRRTSINCPQSCSCGLFNNDKKSINCSNTEKTNVPQDIPGDSTLVDLSNNVITGIGRRDFNQMVQLRTVDLSRNTITAIDGFAFDASHLEFLDLSFNPLGNLTINDLGQAARSLRVLNISDTNIRRFPMLKDPQGRYMTQLKRLVASNNLFPEIPYGRLPTGLEYVDVSCLEMRMLRARTFRGLLHLKEIRITGCDAQQRKLTAIERGTFQSMPSLQLLDLKDNALTRIPKGLPTNILVLDLSHNSILRVKSGQCSTAESVDTVTSEDYFPVEERTTAQSNIGSELSSLTVLRKLDLSGNSILQLCIDDFMFMRELKDLNLSSNTLKQFHPQTFVYPSNLESLDLSYNNLVTFNTYNLVALKEIYLQGNRIGTVQNEMQLMLPSLRKADFSNNPYRCDCHITSFVDYVQTTSVLLLNNNLNLYSCFMPVGLRNQPLINVISSQLVCDEVTSTKETVPPWAIAAPVSLVGLIGIVIATVIVVIVRRKKKGEKWCCKKNEDPKRKVVSKFTKYEEGSDIVIKNDSWNDAAILCHQTNQTWILNAMIPKLHRHTQSSNSADSEMPLEKSEMKKSLNLDVFTVGKTIRIDRLNSCIDSNRKIVLIITFEFLGEESCVFILKTIHERMQKDPKESVIIVLLDATPWKDMPVALQRLMVEKSFVQFPQSGRHRQEFYFWDTLCALVCRTTESGPRRNWLGTEVPDDGDLMPTARHVEKLDDYVIKNRDVSTIRSTRRAEDDEKPEIGISAARAARLRRLGIDRNGEVVCEVRRPAMKEPEVNTVSNQVKDDPLITLPSSFDPPVGTFPNSTMKRLDDVRVDDVIPEDPDDEMISSRNAYASHRRHRGKRSHTLLPPNCEDAESIYSAEEEEADVRPRDRDVSPNGRRRRRRRHRKHTKSSQRRHEHRPKKSRRSPVSDEFERPTKSRRSPVPDEFDNLHGTVEPPPIPEKEFPLVPETVADNHPPKMEKKKRWQQLGTPLSRLKSFF, encoded by the exons ATGAAGAAACTGGAATACATAACAGCGTGGGTAATCGTTGTTACTGTTTTCTGTGGTTTATCCGTACATGGAGAGCGAGTCAGACGTACAAGTATAAACTGCCCACAGAGCTGTAGTTGCGGTTTGTTTAATAACG ATAAAAAGTCgatcaattgctccaacactGAGAAAACTAATGTCCCTCAAGATATACCTGGAGACTCTACGCTGGTTGATCTCAGCAATAATGTGATAACTGGTATTGGACGAAGAGATTTTAATCAGATGGTTCAGTTGCGCACAGTAGATTTATCCAGAAACACAATAACG GCAATTGACGGTTTTGCGTTCGACGCTTCCCATTTAGAATTCCTTGACCTTTCGTTTAACCCGCTTGGTAACTTAACTATAAACGATCTTGGGCAAGCTGCAAGGTCGTTACGAGTTTTGAATATATCTGATACGAATATAAGAAGATTTCCTATGCTAAAGGACCCGCAAG GCCGCTACATGACCCAACTAAAACGTCTCGTGGCATCCAACAACCTCTTTCCTGAGATTCCATACGGGCGTCTGCCTACAGGTCTTGAATACGTTGATGTGTCGTGTCTTGAAATGCGCATGTTACGAGCTAGAACCTTTCGTGGGCTTCTCCATTTAAAAGAGATTCGAATAACTGGATGCGACGCACAACAG AGAAAACTAACGGCCATAGAAAGAGGTACATTTCAAAGTATGCCATCGCTTCAACTCCTAGATTTAAAGGACAACGCTTTGACAAGAATTCCAAAAGGTTTACCAACAAATATATTGGTTCTAGATCTGTCACATAACTC AATTTTACGAGTTAAGTCCGGACAATGTTCGACTGCCGAGTCGGTTGATACGGTGACGTCGGAAGATTATTTCCCAGTTGAAGAACGAACAA CTGCGCAGAGCAATATTGGTAGCGAACTATCAAGCCTTACAGTGCTAAGAAAATTAGATCTATCAGGGAACTCAATACTTCAACTCTGTATTGATGATTTCATGTTTATGAGAGAACTAAAG GATTTGAACCTCAGCTCTAACACATTGAAACAGTTCCACCCTCAAACCTTCGTATACCCATCAAACCTTGAATCGTTGGATCTTAGTTACAACAACCTGGTTACTTTCAACACGTACAACTTGGTTGCACTAAAAG AGATCTATTTACAAGGCAACCGCATTGGAACAGTACAGAATGAAATGCAGTTAATGTTACCATCATTACGTAAAGCCGACTTCTCAAACAACCCCTACAGATGCGACTGCCACATCACCAGTTTTGTAGATTATGTTCAAACCACATCCGTGTTAttacttaacaataatttaa atTTATACTCGTGCTTTATGCCGGTAGGCCTACGAAATCAACCGCTTATAAACGTTATTTCCAGCCAACTTGTATGTGACGAAGTGACCAGTACTAAAGAGACAGTACCCCCATGGGCAATTGCTGCCCCTGTTTCCTTAGTCGGTCTAATTGGGATTGTCATTGCAACAGTCATTGTTGTAATTGTGAGGCGAAAAAAGAAAGGCGAGAAGTGGTGTTGTAAAAAGAATGAAGACCCGAAAAGAAAAGTTGTTTCGAAGTTTACTAAATACGAAGAAGGGAGCGACATCGTTATAAAA AACGACAGTTGGAACGATGCTGCTATTCTATGCCACCAAACTAACCAGACATGGATCTTAAATGCGATGATACCAAAGTTGCATCGGCACACGCAATCTTCCAATAGTGCTGACAGTGAAATGCCTTTGGAGAAAAGCGAAATGAAGAAATCGCTCAACTTGGACGTTTTTACTGTCGGGAAAACGATCCGG ATTGATCGTTTGAACAGCTGCATTGACTCCAACAGAAAGATCGTTTTGATCATCACGTTTGAATTTCTTGGGGAAGAATCGTGTGTGTTTATCTTGAAG ACAATACATGAACGAATGCAGAAAGACCCGAAAGAGTCTGTCATTATAGTTCTATTGGATGCTACACCTTGGAAGGACATGCCAGTTGCTCTTCAGCGACTTATGGTGGAGAAATCGTTCGTACAATTCCCACAGAGTGGTCGGCATAGGCAGGAGTTTTATTTCTGGGACACTTTGTGTGCCCTGGTGTGTAG AACTACAGAAAGCGGTCCAAGGCGGAATTGGCTTGGTACAGAAGTTCCCGACGATGGTGACTTGATGCCCACAGCACGACACGTTGAAAAGTTGGATgattacgtcatcaaaaaCCGTGACGTCAGCACCATACGTTCAACTAGGCGAGCAGAAGACGACGAGAAACCAGAGATAGGAATCAG TGCCGCAAGAGCCGCCCGCCTCCGTCGTCTTGGGATAGATCGTAACGGGGAAGTCGTGTGTGAG gTACGAAGGCCAGCAATGAAAGAGCCAGAAGTAAATACGGTTAGTAACCAAGTAAAAGACGATCCTTTGATAACACTTCCTTCTTCGTTTGACCCTCCTGTCGGAACCTTTCCGAATTCGACGATGAAAAGGCTTGATGACGTAAgggttgatgacgtcatacctgAAGATCCGGATGATGAAATGATAAGCAGTAGAAATGCATACGCGAG TCACCGACGCCACAGAGGCAAACGTTCGCATACACTACTCCCACCTAACTGCGAGGACGCGGAGAGCATTTACTCCGCTGAGGAAGAAGAGGCTGACGTCAGACCACGTGACCGTGACGTAAGTCCGAACGGGCGACGTAGAAGAAGAAGACGTCATCGTAAACACACGAAGTCATCTCAAAGACGTCACGAACACCGACCGAAAAAATCGCGAAGGTCCCCCGTTTCTGACGAATTTGAAAGACCGACAAAATCGCGCCGGTCGCCTGTTCCTGATGAATTCGATAATTTGCATGGTACGGTAGAACCTCCGCCTATACCAGAAAAAGAATTTCCTCTTGTGCCAGAGACTGTTGCTGACAATCATCCACCGAaaatggaaaagaaaaaaCGCTGGCAGCAGTTAGGGACTCCACTCAGTCGATTGAAATCGTTTTTTTAG